One Solea senegalensis isolate Sse05_10M linkage group LG13, IFAPA_SoseM_1, whole genome shotgun sequence DNA segment encodes these proteins:
- the LOC122780126 gene encoding beta,beta-carotene 9',10'-oxygenase-like, translated as MPMSPVSSDNNKPVDDHEVQGCINMPLKGLETIAPLVCSVKETPEPISTKVQGTIPSWISGSLLRNGPGKFEFGNTHYNHWFDGMAMLHQFRIDKGQVTYRSRFLQSDAYKKNSEWDRIMMSEFGTLALPDPCQNLFQRFLSRFERMEPTDNANVSFVKYKSDYYVSTETNFMHKVNPENLKTLEKVDWSKFIAVNGATAHPHYDPDGTTYNMGNSYGTKGAQYNFIRVPPEKTHASDSLQGAKVLCSIEPVNKSHPSYYHSFAMSENFVVFIEQPIKMDLLKIVTAKMRGKPLSEAIYWDPHQETIFHLVDKHTGEVSSVKYQTKALSTFHQINAFEEDGFLMVDMCCSDDGQAINNYLIQNLRKSGDALDEVYNNMCRVYPRRFVLPLNVTSETLTGQNLNTRPSSKATCVKISDDKVFCQHENLHGDDLHEYGGLEFPQINYGRYNTRPYRYLYGCGFSHLVGDSLLKMDLKDNTLKVWYRKCLYPSEPVFVPSHDAVEEDDGVILSVVLTPSQDKGTFLLVLDAKTFEELGRASVPVNMPYGFHGTFNASV; from the exons ATGCCAATGTCTCCTGTGTCCTCGG acaacaacaaacctGTTGACGATCATGAGGTGCAAGGTTGCATCAACATGCCACTGAAGGGACTGGAGACCATTGCTCCTTTGGTCTGCTCTGTGAAGGAGACCCCTGAGCCAATCTCCACCAAAGTACAAGGCACCATTCCGTCCTGGATCAGTGGCAGCCTACTTCGTAATGGGCCGGGAAAGTTTGAGTTTGGAAACACACA CTACAACCACTGGTTTGATGGGATGGCTATGCTGCACCAGTTCAGGATTGACAAAGGTCAAGTGACCTACAGGAGTCGCTTCCTGCAAAGTGATGCTTACAAAAAGAACAGCGAATGGGACCGCATTATGATGTCAGAGTTTGGTACCCTTGCTTTGCCTGATCCTTGCCAAAACCTCTTTCAGCGCTTTCTTTCCCGATTTGAGAGGATGG AGCCCACTGATAATGCAAATGTTAGTTTTGTGAAGTACAAAAGTGATTACTATGTCAGCACAGAGACAAACTTCATGCACAAAGTGAACCCAGAGAATCTCAAAACATTGGAAAAG GTGGACTGGAGTAAGTTTATTGCTGTAAATGGAGCTACTGCCCACCCACACTATGACCCTGATGGTACCACCTACAATATGGGCAATTCTTATGGCACCAAAG GAGCCCAATACAACTTCATCAGAGTTCCTCCAGAGAAGACACATGCCAGTGACTCTCTTCAAGGGGCTAAAGTGCTATGTTCTATTGAACCTGTAAACAAGTCCCATCCCTCCTACTATCACAGCTTTG CCATGTCTGAAAACTTTGTGGTGTTCATCGAGCAGCCAATTAAGATGGATCTGCTCAAGATAGTAACAGCTAAGATGAGGGGGAAACCTTTGAGTGAGGCCATCTACTGGGATCCCCATCAGGAAACCATCTTCCACCTTGTTGACAAGCATACAGGAGAG GTCAGCTCAGTGAAGTACCAAACCAAAGCCTTATCCACTTTCCATCAGATTAATGCCTTTGAGGAGGATGGATTCTTGATGGTTGACATGTGTTGCTCAGACGACGGCCAAGCCATCAACAACTACCTCATCCAGAACTTACGCAAGTCAGGAGACGCACTAGATGAG GTGTACAATAACATGTGCCGTGTTTACCCCCGCCGATTTGTTTTGCCCCTGAATGTGACCAGTGAAACACTGACAGGGCAGAACCTGAACACACGACCCTCCAGTAAAGCAACATGTGTCAAAATCAGTGATGATAAG GTGTTCTGCCAGCATGAGAATCTCCATGGTGATGACCTCCATGAGTATGGTGGCCTAGAGTTTCCTCAGATCAACTATGGCAGATATAACACACGGCCATATCGTTATCTCTATGGCTGTGGCTTCAGCCACCTTGTTGGAGACTCTCTGCTTAAGATGGACCTTAAGGACAATACtcttaag GTGTGGTACCGGAAGTGTCTCTACCCATCAGAGCCAGTGTTTGTTCCATCACATGATGCTGTGGAGGAAGATGATGGTGTCATCCTCTCTGTGGTTCTAACGCCCTCACAG gaTAAAGGAACATTCTTGCTAGTTTTGGATGCCAAGACATTTGAAGAGCTGGGACGAGCCAGTGTTCCTGTTAATATGCCTTATGGTTTCCATGGTACCTTTAATGCCTCTGTGTGA